GAATAGGAGAAGGTCTAATCTCGTTGGGGCTCCAACCACCAAAAGTGTAGATGATCCTGAGATACAGGATCTCGCTAATAAAGGATTGCAGAAGTTTTCGGAGAATTATGAGGGTACGAACGAACCTATTATAGTAGAAATAGTGGAAGCTTCTCGACAAGTTGTGTCTGGGACATTGGACAAAATAAAAGTCAAGGTGGGTTCGAGCACTTGTCCGAAGGGCACGAAAGATGGTTGTCAGTTACAAGCAGAAAGCGAAATTGAGGAATGCTTGTTCACATTATGGTCCCAGCCGTGGTTAGATAACGGGTCGCCGAAAATTACCATCGACTGTGACCTTAAAAACAATTCCAGTATAAATACGAGGGACGCCAGATCAGCTCCCGAATCACACAATTTACGTAGGAATAGGAGAAGGTCTAATCTCGTTGGGGCTCCAACCACCAAAAGTGTAGATGATCCTGAGATACAGGATCTCGCTAATAAAGGACTGCAGAAGTTTTCGGAGAATTATGAGGGTACGAACGAACCTATTATAGTAGAAATAGTGGAAGCTTCTCGACAAGTTGTGTCTGGGACATTGGACAAAATAAAAGTCAAGGTGGGTTCGAGCACTTGTCCGAAGGGCACGAAAGATGGTTGTCAGTTACAAGCAGAAAGCGAAATTGAGGAATGCTTGTTCACAATATGGTCCCAGCCGTGGTTAGATAACGGGTCGCCGAAAATTACCATCGACTGTGACCTTAAAAACAATTCCAGTATAAATACGAGGAACGCCAGATCAGCTCCCGAATCACACAATTTACGTAGGAATAGGAGAAGGTCTAATCTCGTTGGGGCTCCAACCACCAAAAGTGTAGATGATCCTGAGATACAGGATCTCGCTAATAAAGGATTGCAGAAGTTTTCGGAGAATTATGAGGGTACGAACGAACCTATTATAGTAGAAATAGTGGAAGCTTCTCGACAAGTTGTGTCTGGGACATTGGACAAAATAAAAGTCAAGGTGGGTTCGAGCACTTGTCCGAAGGGCACGAAAGATGGTTGTCAGTTACAAGCAGAAAGCGAAATTGAGGAATGCTTGTTCACATTATGGTCCCAGCCGTGGTTAGATAACGGGTCGCCGAAAATTACCATCGACTGTGACCTTAAAAACAATTCCAGTATAAATACGAGGAACGCCAGATCAGCTCCCGAATCACACAATTTACGTAGGAATAGGAGAAGGTCTAATCTCGTTGGGGCTCCAACCACCAAAAGTGTAGATGATCCTGAGATACAGGATCTCGCTAATAAAGGATTGCAGAAGTTTTCAGAGAATCTGGAAGGTACAAACGAGCCTATCATAACAGAAATCGTGGAAGCCTCGCAGCAAGTGGTCTCTGGGtacttgtataaaataaaagtgaACTTGGGCACGAGCACGTGTGCAAAGGGCGTGAAATCCAATTGCCAGTTGAAAAAGGGAAGCGAAATCCAGCAGTGCTTGTTCACGATATGGTCTCAGCCATGGACCGATAAAGGATCTCCAGAAATTACCATCAACTGTGACGTAAACAACCGAATAAAACGATCTCTGCGAGGCGCGCAATACAGTCAGAAGATGATGAAACTGGCTGACGATATCAAAGCCGAAAATCTGTTCGAAAACTTCTTGAAAGAACACGATAAAATCTATTCTTCTCTCgaggagaaagaaaagagattGGCGATCTTCAAGAAGAACCTGGGGACTATTGAAGATTTGCAAAGATTCGAGCGAGGAACAGCGGAGTACGGCGTGACGATGTTCGCGGACCTAACGCCTGAAGAATTCAAGGCACGTCATTTAGGTTTTCGACCCGATTTGAGACAAGAGAATGAGATACCTCTCGCAGTGGCTGAGATACCGGACGTTGACTTGCCACCTAAATTCGATTGGCGCGATCATAACGCCGTCACGCCTGTTAAAGATCAACGCCAATGTGGCTCGTGTTGGGCATTCTCCGTGACTGGGAACGTAGAAGGTCAGTACGCGATCAAGCACGGGAACTTGTTATCGTTATCGGAACAAGAATTAGTGGACTGCGATACCATGGACCAAGGGTGCGGAGGGGGGGAGATGGAGAACGCTTACAGAATGATAGAGAAGCTGGGCGGTCTGGAATTAGAAAACGATTACCCTTACGATGCCAAAAATGAAGAGTGCCATTTCGCCAAAGACAAAGCTAAAGTACAAGTTGTCTCCGCTGTAAATATCACCTCGAACGAAACGGAAATGGCACAGTGGCTAGTGAAAAATGGCCCGATTTCGATTGCCATTAATGCCGACGCTATGCAATTTTATATGGGTGGAGTTTCCCATCCATTTCGCTTCTTGTGTACCCCTGATGGTTTGGACCATGGCGTCCTTATTGTCGGATATGGTACAAGTCGTAAGTATTACGatcttaaaatttgtttacgtGGCAGTTCCCTGTATCGTTTGTGTAACATATTTGTGCTTCTTCTTTTCCAGACGATCGTCTCTTCCATAGGGAATTACCATACTGGATAATAAAGAACAGTTGGGGCCCAAAATGGGGCGAACAAGGATATTATAGAGCTTATAGAGGAGACGGTACCTGCGGACTTAATGCAATGCCTTCAAGCGCTGTAGTAGCATAATAAAGATATATATGAAACTAACGTCTTTCATGATGATATTTAAACTTGtcttaaatgaaatttctaatttttctttaccgATGCAACGCGTATGTTATACCAATTTGTATCGCTTAGATTACGGAGAGCTGTATATTTTGCAACGATAAAAAAAGATCGGACATGTTTCGTTTCGTACGTAAAGTTACGAGCTCGCAATAAATAAAGTAGAAATATAGCGTTTCCACAGTTATAATTGTTCGGAATCGTAGCAATAATGTTttcgcaataaaaaaatatttcttacaaTATTTTTTGTGTCTTTACATTATGTTCCTATCCCGATATCCGGCAATTGTTTATGATCCAATTACAcaaaaacaatgaaacaacgctAAATCACTGAATATCTAAAAGTTATCGAACATAATGCTCAAAGACATTTAATCGTTTATTAGGAAATTATGTGAACTAAAACATGAATTcacaaagtaattttaaaattatgttcTCTTCTTGTGATAATCAGGAATACATATATTTCCTTGAAATTCTAAATCACTATAAGCAATACGCTGACAATGTTAAAAACTGCTCGCGTACCATCTCAAGTTGCGTTTGCTGCAAATTCGTAAAAATTCACATACCAACAGAACGTCGCGCGTGACCTCTGTGCCGATTAACAAAATTCTGATCCTAGTTGCGAATGCAAGATTACAACAAACATACAAAATGATATGCACGTGCAACGCAAGAATTTAATAGAGTTCCACCAACGACCATACTTTCCCTATAACCGAGCATATTATAGAAATGTAGCAGAGTCTCTCGATTCGCTCGTTTTATCAAAAATGTATCGACAATTGTTAACAATGTTTGTCCCGTGGATATCTCGCAAAGTGGCTGTTACGCAACGTTTCTAGGGGCGTTCAAGTATCTGTTCTtttcatttacatatatttcattattctcGTCAAGCGATACACGCTCGGCGCGTATCGTCAGAAACTCTATTATTACAAACTAAGTACGCGCAGAAGGAGAACTTATTACAAATTAAGGGCGACGATTCGCCAATCGCCGGTCCCCTGTCGAACAAGTAACACAACGTCACGGAATAAAAGATCAAAGACATCAGAAGTTCGTATCGTGTTGAATTCAATGAAGATACAAGATATTTTCGCTTCATATATACGATTAGAAAATATCGAATGCAACGTTGCTCACACTCTCGGCTGTCTAGcaaccttcttttttttttctcaattaccTGGTATCTGGTGTTACGCTTCCAATAATATATTCGTCAAcagtcgtaaatttattagtaTTCCCTATACTGCGATATTACTTATTTCGAAAACACGTTAAGACAGAAGTTCATGCAAAGAAACAGTTTTGTATCGAAAGAAACCATCAGCGCGACATGCAGCATTTAGGATACGTGTCAGGTCACCGATGTGTCATTGGAACTTGGAAGAATTTCGTTTCCCTTTTCTTATCGGTGAAAGAAGAATACAGGTTATAAAATGTACAGTAGACATAGTAACGCAATGAAAGCCGGTATAGGAAAAACATTGTGTAATcaactaataataattataagagCCCCACTGATTGTACGGCCCGTATGCTTGCGGCCCGCCTTGGCCGTACTGCCAATTCTGATAATTAGCGTAATTGGGGTCAGAAGGAGGTGGATATTGCTGGTAACCCTGCTGATACCCGCCTTGACCGCCGTACTGACCGCCTTGGAATTGTTGCTGCGACTGATACGGTCCGCTTGGACCGCTGCTGTACTGATAAGATGACTGCGAGCTGACAGATGGTGGCGGCGGCACGTTCGCCTGATCCCCGGTCTTAACTTTCTTTGGAGGAGAAGTATCTCTGTAACGCGCGAAAACAGAATTCATTTAGTATTATTCATCAGCTATAAATCCTCTCTTGCGCAAATAATTCTTACGCCTTGGCGTCGTCGCTTTTCGTCTTCTTCCGCTCCTTCGCCTGTTTGATACACTTCTGGAATTGCTCGTGCGCTTTCAACACCTGCCGAATGTCTGGGCTGAAATCTTCGAGGAATTCTACTTTACGCTGCGCAAAAAGTACTCTCTGCTCGAGATCAGCGTGCTCGCGTTCAATGAACATGTCCATGTACCCTACGATTTCTTGAGTATCCACGGGAGTCCTCTGCATTCCCAGATCGATTAATTGCAAGTAGAGCCTTGGGTTATCTTTGTCTTTTTCTGTCGCCTATAAATggtgtataaaataatttacatcgAAAGCGAACGGAAATTAATACAACTTTGAGTGCCGACGTACCTTCAGCAATACTTTAATTGCCTTGTCCACGTCGTTTTTAACTTTACACAAAAATCGTGCGTACTTCACTGCAATATTGTTCGCGATTGTTctatttttactattactaATGTAATTTTCATACAATGTACACGCTTTGTCTAAATCTCCTCTTCTGCGTTCCAAGTTTATTCGCCGATATGCCACTTGTAACATATTTGGTAATACATTGTCAATATTCTCCAATATGCTGGCTGCTTTCTCAAAATTGCCCTGACCTTCCTCGAAGGTTGCCCATTGCAGGTGCAGATTTGGTTTCTTTGGATGATGAACCATGCAAGCTCTGGAGTACACGTCTCTTATTTTCTCCACATTGTCCCCCTTCAAAGACTCTAGATAACGAACAAACTAGAAAAACAGAGATATATAAGCATGTGTCCTTAACAAGAGGCACTTTCACAAATTAAAACCATATTGGTGGCTTACTCGCATCCAGAATTCATCGTACAGAGCGCACGCTATCAAGCACCTCTCGAATAGGATGATTATCCGGTTCTGATCTTTCTGTTCGATTTCAAAGTCTAGGTATTCCTtccagttcttcaattgacatcgCTCCAGAGGCTTCACGTGGAAGTATGGCCTTTTGATCTGTCGATGAGAATCCGGGAATAAGTATCAGCATAAACAATTACGAAATGAACTTAATATACTTCAATATACTTACGCCTTCCTCGTACGACCATCTCGCAGCGACCGCGTTAATATTGGCTTTGTGCATTTTACGCCTGCTGCTGATAATTTTCTCCCGGATGGCGCGGGTCTCTTCATCGGTAGGCAGAAGCTCGTGTGGCGGTGGTTCCTCTCCGGGCGGTGCATCGTCCGCTGCAGAATTGGAGGTATTGTCATCCGACTTAAGAAGAGCTTTCACTTCAGCGCGCAACGCGAGGAAATCGTCGACACTTAGAATACGATTGGGCAAGTTCGAGGAGACGAACTCTTGAAATGCATCGAAGTGGGAAATATAGCCAAGCGTGGGTGTGCATAACAAGCGGTCGTACAATGCCGTCACTCTGCTCAGACGTTTCCCCTCCAGCTCCCACTTTATGTAACTTTCCCAGAGGCGATCGGATCTGAAGAAGAGGATCGGTTCTCATCTGTTAAACGTTCAGCTGCGAGCGATATGTATACGTAAAACAAGGGATGATTCAAACCTGAATTCGAGGCCGCACGCTTGAATAGCTCGTTCGTATTGTTCTCGGAGCTTCTCTTCATCCTTTTCGTAGACGGTTTTGCAGTGGTTGATGTAATGCAGCCAAAGGTCGACACTGAGCGAAATAGCTTTCAAACCTTGGTCGAATACCTGTAGTAATGATTTGCAATCATATTTAGAACAGTTTACAACTGATTGGGCTGGTGGCGGGTAGACTTAtacctatttctttttttttagctTTCGTTAAGCATTAcggttttgttttgttttttgtttgttttttttttagcaacgtATACTCACATATCGTACGCGTACTGTAAATAAAGAGATTTAATTAACACAGAGATTGCAGAGCATTGTGCATTCACCTTAAAGTCAAGGAGTGTTCCGATCTGGGTGCCTCTGTGTCTTCCGCCACTTTTCTTGCTCCCTCTCTGGCGCGTTCACGTCCTAAGTCTTTGTTTCTGACTTTGACTTAACACCCAACCCAATCTTACTTACATTAAGTAAGGTACCACATCTTATGCTTAAGTTACAATACTTTCTGTAGTAAGCTATGTGTACAAATGCTTACAGTAAATATAACACACAATTTTTGTTCTTGCACGATAAATATCGCAAATTGAAACAACTAGCCTTCGCTTGACTTACGTATATCATACGTAGAATATCAATATAACGGTATAAAGTAAAACAGTAATATTCGCAATAATATTGTAGATATCGCAGAATAATTAAGTAACTAGCTATTTGGTAAACGGAGAGAGTCGTATAGGTGCCGCAAGACGTGCTAGGCTGTTGGAAGGGAAAACCATATTTACGTGCGTGCACACTGCCCACGCGTCTTCCTAACTCGAGCTATTTTCATTAGATTGCGTTAATTAAATGATATCATAATGAGAGGTAGCCTAATGAATGTGGTAAACGAGTTGACTCACCCTTTGGACATTTTCGGGGTTGCCCTTCTTCTTCTCGTAATCAGCGAACTTTCTCCAGTAACCGTAGCAATATGGATAACGCTCCAAAAATTTCGTATAAGCTTCGCGAGCGGCCTCTGCGTCGTTCTACGAGGAAAGAAACGtaattttcaatatatataCCGATTCTACCTTCACCCTCACCTTCGCACTTTTCAACTCACTTCTTGATCAACGTACTGAAGAAGGTACGTCCATCCTGTGAAATCCGATGGATCCTCGTTCACGGCTTTCCAATACTTCTCCAACTCTGGCAGTGTCTTTTTCTTTGGCGACGCCGGCTTAGTTTCTTGCTTGTTATCCCCGGTGTCAGCCTCGGCCGACAGTGCCACCTTCTTTGCTGGTGTCTCGTCGTTATTCTCAGACGTCGGCGAACTGGGATCGTACTCTCCCTCTGCGTTCAATTTACGTTTATCTGTAAACAGAAATAATAGCATATAAGAAAACTCGATCCATAAAATTCTCTCTCTTTACACTTACTCGTGCCTTCCGTCTTGTTCTTCTTCTCGGGAGTTTTGCTCATCGCTTTTATCCcactctttttcttcttctcacTGTCTGGTGGTAGCTCGTCTTCAGAAACGGACTCAGTTTCTCCTAAATCAGCAGGAGCTGCCGCTGGCAATTCTTCATCGGACACTGCCTCCGTTTCTGGTTCCTGTATATTAGAAGTTAGCTATAAACTGTACACGTCGCGTATTATTCGCAAGAATTCATGAGATATACCTTCGCCGCTGCTTCGGTAGGCAGCTCATCTTCGGACACGGCTTCCGTATCAGGCTCAATTTTCTTTATAGCATCCTCAGGCGAGCATTCCATATCAGCGTCCGTTGTGTCTACCACTTCGGTTATTTCCGACACCTCTGTATCGGTCTCAATCTTCTCTGTAACACTTTCTATAATTTCCGACACTTCTGGCTGACAATCGTCTATTTCCATCACCTCGATCCCAGTACCTTCGCTTATAACATTCTCGGACTCAATCTCCTCTGTCTCTAAAATCTCTGTTACTTGCGCTATGGTTTCCCCATCCTCGTTTATCACTTCTTGGAAATCTATTAAAACACGTTGATTTGTGTCATCGTTACTCATATCTTGCCCTTCCATATCTATTTGCTCGCGTTCGCTTAACATATCAACCTTATCCATACTGCCCTCCTCTATGATTATATGCTCTGTATTAGTGTCATCCTAATaaagaataatttacacattAATACATAGATCCATCACCTccgataatagaaaaataagcaTCGCGCTTAAAACAAACGAAATATATGGTATAATGCGAATGTGGGGCCAGACAGACCCGAGCGAACAGTTCTCGTAATATTGGAAAAGTTTCAGATAACAATGACTCGTAGTGTAAAAGAGATATGTGCtcagtatttcattttgttatgaaatatttttcttaatgaaaaTTGACGACAATAGATTACGCGCGGTCTAAAAGTATTTCTTCTCAAAATACCCACGCATTTCTGGATTTGGAGCTATGGGCCTGCGAGGCCCAACGTGTGCAATTTCTGCTATCGTTCGAATAGCTACCGAGCCGTGCTTACAATTTGAGAAGTAACCGTTTCTAAGTCAGGTACAGTTTCTTGATCCGCCTCCATCTGCACACTCTGATTCATATTGATCTCGTGAACAGTGGTGTCCCCGGAATCTTCCAATTCTAAATGCAACATAGACGACTCGTCTTCTGTGTGCTGCTCGATGATAATGTCACCGAACCTCTGCACCCCGTTCTCTGGGACGCCTTCCATAACAACTGCCTCTTGCAGCACGGGCTCCTCCTCCTGGAAACAGCGACGAGATCAGTTGCCTTCATCGAGGACCCGGTCAGTCGCGCGGTTCGATAATCGCGGGCCCTAGCTATAGCATCTCGTCGGGCTTACGTACCTCGACCTCTTCGATTTCCTGCACTTTTTTCGGAGATCGTGTCGCCCTTGCTAGAAGCTTTTTCACGGGCGATTTCTTAGCCACGACCGCGGTCTTGCGCGTGCGACCGGATCTTGTGCGGCGTA
This region of Andrena cerasifolii isolate SP2316 chromosome 4, iyAndCera1_principal, whole genome shotgun sequence genomic DNA includes:
- the LOC143368587 gene encoding uncharacterized protein LOC143368587 gives rise to the protein MAGLQLCATRFIYLLFINFILVSSGVANKPVQNVPEPLIQSALNSLNEDSPTHHTYKGGNLISAQKLEEAPYVIYRLTFDLTAVCKESLEPCPREACTVEVKQHEQGFINVLRESIQCMYLYPQSAQDDPLQMQENTQEQETIENVDKQIITNQTVELDHEIQNTRDHNDKPFIAVRASSPTYCPGCPYELNPNLPSSSLFGDEVARSMDEFVQNDFKHKAVDIVQLTRAVSPTSNIIKYQVLVRIGESDCLKNAIDESPQCSVQANLPIKTCSVTFEQRWQQPSRVITRNNCTMDNISYSTLNSEALVTPTPNREANNEKTEALENLKGILDNYTYATPVKSEGQEQPEVTERPIVKVLLDRKSDDVNPQGFEDKAREFGEFLKDFDLPIREDKSHPEIQREEVTEDIILPRRVSSGNNESPMLNRNKRSRDSIGAPGAPSKKDVNDPEVQELAKKGLQRLSENYEGTNEPIIVEIVEASRQVVSGTLDKIKVKVGSSTCPKGTKDGCQLQAESEIEECLFTLWSQPWLDNESPKITIDCDLKSNFSINTRNARSAPESHNLRRNRRRSNLVGAPTTKSVDDPEIQDLANKGLQKFSENYEGTNEPIIVEIVEASRQVVSGTLDKIKVKVGSSTCPKGTKDGCQLQAESEIEECLFTLWSQPWLDNGSPKITIDCDLKNNSSINTRDARSAPESHNLRRNRRRSNLVGAPTTKSVDDPEIQDLANKGLQKFSENYEGTNEPIIVEIVEASRQVVSGTLDKIKVKVGSSTCPKGTKDGCQLQAESEIEECLFTIWSQPWLDNGSPKITIDCDLKNNSSINTRNARSAPESHNLRRNRRRSNLVGAPTTKSVDDPEIQDLANKGLQKFSENYEGTNEPIIVEIVEASRQVVSGTLDKIKVKVGSSTCPKGTKDGCQLQAESEIEECLFTLWSQPWLDNGSPKITIDCDLKNNSSINTRNARSAPESHNLRRNRRRSNLVGAPTTKSVDDPEIQDLANKGLQKFSENLEGTNEPIITEIVEASQQVVSGYLYKIKVNLGTSTCAKGVKSNCQLKKGSEIQQCLFTIWSQPWTDKGSPEITINCDVNNRIKRSLRGAQYSQKMMKLADDIKAENLFENFLKEHDKIYSSLEEKEKRLAIFKKNLGTIEDLQRFERGTAEYGVTMFADLTPEEFKARHLGFRPDLRQENEIPLAVAEIPDVDLPPKFDWRDHNAVTPVKDQRQCGSCWAFSVTGNVEGQYAIKHGNLLSLSEQELVDCDTMDQGCGGGEMENAYRMIEKLGGLELENDYPYDAKNEECHFAKDKAKVQVVSAVNITSNETEMAQWLVKNGPISIAINADAMQFYMGGVSHPFRFLCTPDGLDHGVLIVGYGTSHDRLFHRELPYWIIKNSWGPKWGEQGYYRAYRGDGTCGLNAMPSSAVVA
- the Prp39 gene encoding pre-mRNA processing factor 39 → MSIESNHQQTAVDLNKQPIAIVKSVLRIDCGYMGQNSHRMPRLHRGKMSSASGDESEITLNEPVRRTRSGRTRKTAVVAKKSPVKKLLARATRSPKKVQEIEEVEEEEPVLQEAVVMEGVPENGVQRFGDIIIEQHTEDESSMLHLELEDSGDTTVHEINMNQSVQMEADQETVPDLETVTSQIDDTNTEHIIIEEGSMDKVDMLSEREQIDMEGQDMSNDDTNQRVLIDFQEVINEDGETIAQVTEILETEEIESENVISEGTGIEVMEIDDCQPEVSEIIESVTEKIETDTEVSEITEVVDTTDADMECSPEDAIKKIEPDTEAVSEDELPTEAAAKEPETEAVSDEELPAAAPADLGETESVSEDELPPDSEKKKKSGIKAMSKTPEKKNKTEGTNKRKLNAEGEYDPSSPTSENNDETPAKKVALSAEADTGDNKQETKPASPKKKTLPELEKYWKAVNEDPSDFTGWTYLLQYVDQENDAEAAREAYTKFLERYPYCYGYWRKFADYEKKKGNPENVQRVFDQGLKAISLSVDLWLHYINHCKTVYEKDEEKLREQYERAIQACGLEFRSDRLWESYIKWELEGKRLSRVTALYDRLLCTPTLGYISHFDAFQEFVSSNLPNRILSVDDFLALRAEVKALLKSDDNTSNSAADDAPPGEEPPPHELLPTDEETRAIREKIISSRRKMHKANINAVAARWSYEEGIKRPYFHVKPLERCQLKNWKEYLDFEIEQKDQNRIIILFERCLIACALYDEFWMRFVRYLESLKGDNVEKIRDVYSRACMVHHPKKPNLHLQWATFEEGQGNFEKAASILENIDNVLPNMLQVAYRRINLERRRGDLDKACTLYENYISNSKNRTIANNIAVKYARFLCKVKNDVDKAIKVLLKATEKDKDNPRLYLQLIDLGMQRTPVDTQEIVGYMDMFIEREHADLEQRVLFAQRKVEFLEDFSPDIRQVLKAHEQFQKCIKQAKERKKTKSDDAKADTSPPKKVKTGDQANVPPPPSVSSQSSYQYSSGPSGPYQSQQQFQGGQYGGQGGYQQGYQQYPPPSDPNYANYQNWQYGQGGPQAYGPYNQWGSYNYY